In a single window of the Candidatus Tisiphia endosymbiont of Nemotelus nigrinus genome:
- a CDS encoding RsmE family RNA methyltransferase, producing the protein MKISRLHRIYSNIKLIENYSLNLAEDHSHYLKTVLRLKIGDHFRIFNGIDGEFIAQITDITKNNLRVDLTNILRKVIIEPDLTLGISIIKSDRMLYAIDMAVQLGVTKIIPLVTERSQFHNFNNQRLIKCIIESTEQSERLIPPILMPLTSLSLFLKQNIDNSIIYANENEDENNTLLKIMPILYSNDLKNEDNKQGASMLGVQLIREHTYAPQVFTEANSSKQKSIHSNISVIVGPEGGFSPNELKMLSLRPNSLSISLGANVLRTETAVATCLAQIKLLTTNS; encoded by the coding sequence ATGAAAATTTCTCGTCTGCATAGAATATATAGTAATATCAAACTAATTGAAAATTATTCGTTAAATCTTGCAGAAGATCATAGTCACTACCTTAAAACAGTATTAAGACTAAAAATTGGCGATCATTTTAGAATTTTTAACGGTATAGATGGTGAATTTATAGCACAAATTACCGATATAACAAAAAATAATTTACGTGTTGACCTTACTAACATTTTAAGAAAAGTAATAATCGAACCTGACCTTACTTTAGGGATATCGATTATTAAAAGTGATAGAATGTTATATGCCATAGATATGGCTGTACAACTTGGGGTGACAAAAATTATTCCATTAGTCACAGAAAGATCTCAATTCCATAATTTTAATAATCAAAGATTGATAAAATGTATTATCGAATCTACAGAACAATCCGAACGTTTAATACCACCCATTCTTATGCCATTAACATCACTTAGTCTTTTCCTCAAGCAGAACATAGATAATTCCATAATATATGCTAATGAAAATGAAGATGAAAATAATACATTATTAAAAATCATGCCTATATTATACTCAAATGACTTGAAGAATGAGGACAATAAACAAGGGGCGAGCATGCTAGGCGTACAGCTAATACGTGAGCACACATATGCCCCGCAAGTATTTACAGAAGCCAATTCTTCAAAGCAGAAGAGTATACACTCAAATATTTCAGTTATTGTAGGGCCAGAAGGCGGTTTTTCACCAAATGAGCTTAAGATGCTTTCATTGAGACCTAATAGTTTATCAATAAGTCTAGGAGCGAATGTTCTACGAACTGAGACTGCCGTGGCAACGT
- the rpsI gene encoding 30S ribosomal protein S9 gives MTTLKLQSENTKNATVHSKLVKQKTSVENSDNKVYGTGRRKNAIARVWLKSGSGRVIVNNKNVEQYFTREAHTKSLLQPFVVTKTSGQYDIICTVKGGGMSGQMGAVLHGVARALDKIAPEFHSILRKSGFLTRDSRVVERKKYGKHKARKSTQFSKR, from the coding sequence ATGACAACATTAAAGCTTCAAAGCGAAAACACCAAAAACGCTACAGTTCATAGTAAGTTAGTTAAGCAAAAAACGTCTGTAGAAAACAGTGATAATAAAGTTTATGGTACTGGTAGAAGAAAAAACGCAATTGCCCGAGTTTGGTTAAAAAGTGGTAGTGGTAGGGTAATTGTTAACAACAAAAATGTTGAGCAATATTTCACTCGTGAAGCTCATACCAAATCTCTCTTACAGCCATTTGTTGTAACGAAAACTTCTGGACAATATGATATAATATGTACTGTTAAAGGTGGCGGAATGTCAGGGCAAATGGGGGCTGTATTACATGGTGTTGCTAGAGCCCTTGATAAAATTGCTCCAGAATTTCACAGTATTTTACGTAAATCTGGTTTCTTAACTAGAGACTCAAGAGTTGTGGAACGGAAAAAATATGGTAAGCATAAGGCTAGAAAAAGTACTCAGTTCTCTAAACGTTAA
- the rplM gene encoding 50S ribosomal protein L13 — protein sequence MKTYSAKPSQIQKKWWVIDAKGLVLGRLASEVAKILRGKHKPSFTPHLDCGDYVIITNAKHICLTGKKSSLKDGKIYYRHTGFPGGIKDTTAGKILAGKYPERVVKLSVKRMITRNVLGSKQMSNLYIYAENEHPHEAQQPEFYDFASKNTKNKK from the coding sequence GTGAAAACTTATTCTGCAAAACCATCGCAAATTCAAAAGAAGTGGTGGGTTATAGATGCTAAAGGTCTTGTATTAGGTAGGCTTGCTAGTGAAGTAGCCAAAATCTTACGTGGTAAACATAAGCCTTCCTTTACCCCTCATTTAGATTGTGGGGATTATGTAATAATAACTAATGCCAAACATATTTGTTTAACAGGTAAAAAATCATCTCTTAAAGATGGTAAAATTTATTATCGTCATACTGGTTTCCCGGGTGGAATAAAAGATACAACTGCTGGAAAAATTTTGGCTGGTAAGTATCCTGAGCGTGTCGTTAAACTCTCTGTAAAAAGAATGATTACAAGAAATGTTCTGGGATCAAAGCAGATGAGTAACCTATATATCTATGCAGAAAATGAACACCCACATGAAGCCCAACAACCAGAGTTTTATGATTTTGCAAGCAAAAATACAAAGAATAAAAAATAG
- the hemF gene encoding oxygen-dependent coproporphyrinogen oxidase, whose protein sequence is MITNKERAITWFSNLRDQVCSELEKIELEYSEMKGLVPAKFIRTPWDRKSGGGGVMSVMRGNLFEKVGVNISTVFGELSPEFSKNIPGTENSRKFFATGISIVAHLTSPLVPAAHFNTRYIETANRWFGGGGDLTPFYPDENETAKFHTAFKQACNKHDPNYYPKFAKQCDEYFYLKHRNEPRGVGGIFYDYLNTGNFNNDFSFTKDVGQAFLTIYPEIVRTKMFLPWSKEQKDYQLVRRGRYVEFNLLYDRGTLFGLMTDGNVEAILMSLPPEVRW, encoded by the coding sequence ATGATAACTAATAAAGAAAGGGCGATAACATGGTTCAGTAATTTACGCGATCAAGTATGTAGCGAATTAGAGAAAATAGAGCTTGAATATAGTGAGATGAAAGGTTTAGTACCTGCAAAATTCATACGAACACCCTGGGATAGAAAAAGCGGTGGTGGTGGAGTGATGTCTGTAATGCGTGGTAACTTATTTGAGAAAGTTGGGGTGAATATTTCTACAGTTTTTGGAGAATTATCTCCAGAATTTAGTAAAAATATACCTGGTACGGAGAATAGTAGGAAATTTTTTGCTACTGGTATTTCTATCGTAGCTCACCTTACTTCTCCACTAGTGCCGGCAGCCCATTTCAACACTCGCTATATTGAAACTGCTAATCGTTGGTTTGGCGGTGGTGGTGACCTGACGCCATTTTATCCGGATGAAAATGAGACGGCAAAATTTCATACTGCTTTTAAACAAGCTTGTAATAAACATGATCCGAATTATTATCCTAAATTTGCAAAACAATGCGATGAATATTTTTACTTAAAACATAGAAATGAACCAAGAGGAGTAGGAGGTATATTTTATGATTATTTAAATACTGGAAATTTTAATAATGATTTTTCTTTTACTAAAGATGTAGGACAAGCATTTTTAACAATATATCCTGAAATTGTTAGAACAAAAATGTTTCTACCTTGGAGCAAAGAGCAAAAAGATTATCAATTAGTGCGTCGTGGCAGATATGTTGAGTTTAACTTATTATACGACCGTGGGACATTATTTGGCTTAATGACAGACGGTAATGTTGAAGCAATATTAATGTCTCTGCCCCCAGAAGTACGCTGGTAG